The DNA segment CGTTGTTAAGAGATTTGGCTCAATAATTGCATTAAATAATTTATCGTTTACTATTCCATGCGATGGAAGGTTTGCTTTGTTAGGTCCTAATGGTGCTGGAAAATCTACTACCATGAAAATTCTTGCAGGACTTTTAAAACCCGACTATGGAGAAGTGGAAATAATGGGAATGAAGCCGGGAACTAAAGAAGTTAAAAGATTTTTAGGCTATTTACCAGAGGATCCAATGCCATATAGGATTTTGACTGTTAGAGAAAACTTAGAATATATAGCCTCCTTAAGAGGAGTTAAAAAGGAAAGAGTAGATGAGATGTTGGACTTACTTGATTTAAGGCAATATGAGAGAGTTCAAGCTGGTAAACTTTCAAGAGGAAATCAACAGAAATTGTCATTGGCATTAATACTTATTCATAATCCTAAGATAATTTTGCTTGACGAGCCGTTAAATTACCTAGATATTCCTACTCAGGAGAAGGTGATAAATGTATTAAGGGATATGAAATCAACTTTCTTGATCTCAACCCATATTATGTCCATAGCGACAAGACTTACTGATCACGTTATTATTATA comes from the Acidianus infernus genome and includes:
- a CDS encoding ABC transporter ATP-binding protein, which codes for MECISLRNVVKRFGSIIALNNLSFTIPCDGRFALLGPNGAGKSTTMKILAGLLKPDYGEVEIMGMKPGTKEVKRFLGYLPEDPMPYRILTVRENLEYIASLRGVKKERVDEMLDLLDLRQYERVQAGKLSRGNQQKLSLALILIHNPKIILLDEPLNYLDIPTQEKVINVLRDMKSTFLISTHIMSIATRLTDHVIIISRGTVIWQGSIDELRALGREDETIESVVARMMRNA